One genomic window of Nitrosomonas sp. Is35 includes the following:
- the flhD gene encoding flagellar transcriptional regulator FlhD, producing the protein METNQLLDEIRDINLSYLLLAKQMLRDDRVAAMYRLGINQDIADILEKLSSAQLIKMAASNMLLCRFRFDDRLIADMLSNDSRDQSVTKSHAAILMAGKPAEAIA; encoded by the coding sequence ATGGAAACCAATCAACTGCTAGACGAAATCAGAGATATCAATTTAAGTTATTTGCTGCTGGCTAAACAGATGTTGCGGGATGACAGAGTAGCCGCCATGTATCGATTGGGAATTAATCAGGATATTGCTGATATACTGGAAAAACTGAGTTCAGCACAGCTGATCAAAATGGCGGCTTCCAATATGTTACTGTGCCGTTTCCGCTTTGACGATCGATTGATTGCCGATATGCTGTCCAACGATTCCCGCGACCAATCGGTTACCAAATCGCATGCCGCGATTCTAATGGCAGGAAAACCGGCAG
- a CDS encoding methyltransferase domain-containing protein encodes MQNKFESLELGQFIPLHYHHNMLNDTARMQGFKDAIDLAVQPGAKVLELGGGTGVQSFFAAQKAQKVYCVERNPELISAARNLLAQNSNGDKVEVIQADAMHYLPPEPVDVVICEMLHTGLLREKQMPVIDSFKQRYLKKFGGPLPAFIPEASIQAIQPMQHDFHFAGFYAPTIQFQNPYATQERSKGLGDPEVFQLLAYAEPYSQTCQWDGEILITEDGQLNALRLITKNLLAINMATCSTIDWHTQYIVFPLAEPIKVSRGDQVSIRFSYQGGAPLNALTDSLQVRLISKQTPVLEFAMEAMNRSTEFRPQAAENASIL; translated from the coding sequence ATGCAAAATAAATTTGAGAGCTTGGAACTCGGCCAATTCATTCCTCTGCACTATCACCACAATATGCTGAACGACACTGCCCGCATGCAAGGGTTTAAAGATGCGATTGACCTCGCCGTCCAGCCGGGCGCCAAAGTGCTGGAACTGGGGGGCGGCACCGGCGTGCAATCGTTCTTTGCCGCACAAAAAGCGCAGAAAGTTTATTGTGTCGAGCGCAACCCGGAACTGATTAGCGCCGCGCGCAATCTGCTGGCGCAAAACAGTAACGGAGACAAAGTGGAAGTAATTCAGGCCGATGCCATGCATTACCTGCCGCCGGAACCGGTCGATGTGGTGATTTGTGAAATGCTGCATACCGGTCTGCTCCGCGAAAAGCAAATGCCGGTGATCGATTCGTTCAAACAACGTTACTTGAAGAAATTTGGCGGACCATTGCCTGCCTTTATTCCCGAAGCAAGCATTCAGGCGATCCAACCCATGCAACACGATTTTCATTTTGCAGGATTCTACGCACCCACCATCCAGTTCCAGAACCCCTACGCCACTCAGGAACGCAGCAAGGGCTTGGGAGATCCCGAAGTATTCCAATTACTGGCCTATGCCGAACCGTATAGCCAAACTTGCCAATGGGACGGGGAAATTCTGATTACCGAAGACGGTCAACTTAATGCCTTGCGGCTCATTACCAAGAATTTACTGGCCATCAATATGGCAACATGCAGCACCATCGATTGGCACACGCAATACATCGTCTTTCCGTTAGCCGAACCCATCAAAGTTTCCAGAGGCGACCAAGTTTCCATCCGCTTCAGTTACCAAGGTGGCGCACCCCTGAATGCCCTGACGGATTCACTACAAGTCCGCCTAATAAGCAAGCAAACCCCAGTATTGGAATTTGCTATGGAAGCAATGAATCGCTCAACAGAATTTCGCCCACAAGCCGCTGAAAATGCCAGTATCCTGTAA